A window of the Rhizobium brockwellii genome harbors these coding sequences:
- a CDS encoding GNAT family N-acetyltransferase, producing the protein MPEFELTASPSPEELAAITDALSAFNNRDVGPSDRRPLAVLIRDTDGKVTGGLSGFTAWGWLFTQMLYIPVTLRGTGIAGNILAKAEEEARARGCRGAWIDTFSPQALSVYLRQGYEVFGELKDFPEGRTRSFLRKSL; encoded by the coding sequence ATGCCGGAATTCGAGCTCACCGCTTCGCCCTCGCCGGAAGAGCTCGCGGCGATCACCGATGCGCTCTCGGCCTTCAACAACCGCGATGTCGGCCCCTCGGATCGCCGGCCGCTTGCGGTCCTCATCCGCGATACCGACGGCAAGGTGACCGGCGGCCTTTCCGGCTTTACCGCCTGGGGCTGGCTCTTCACCCAGATGCTCTATATTCCCGTTACACTGCGCGGCACCGGTATCGCAGGCAATATCCTCGCAAAGGCGGAAGAAGAGGCCAGGGCACGGGGGTGCCGCGGCGCCTGGATCGACACGTTCAGCCCTCAGGCTTTGAGTGTCTATCTGCGTCAGGGTTATGAGGTTTTCGGAGAGCTTAAGGACTTCCCGGAAGGCCGCACGCGCAGCTTCCTCCGGAAAAGTCTCTAG